In one Musa acuminata AAA Group cultivar baxijiao chromosome BXJ2-5, Cavendish_Baxijiao_AAA, whole genome shotgun sequence genomic region, the following are encoded:
- the LOC103984771 gene encoding cold-responsive protein kinase 1, whose amino-acid sequence MQRFYCFVVVVVLLWESWVTADPQTTLLNSGCSQYNVSDTSAFVATINETFADLRSSLSSKATDSSAARFATAQRPRTTEPIYALFQCRAYLSSTDCLACLSVAEVGIRRCGNANGARVIYDGCILRYEGSIFFDQTTVIGNGGVCNGSAASDAGFSEAAKALVRDLTIATPRISGFFAAAERGGVFAVAQCVETVNEEGCAQCLTVADNNIEGCLPDTDGRAVDAGCFMRYSSKSFFPANQTVDLSQFLSSGKSNKKVAIIGGVVGGICGLLLLGIIALLWIKRSRKRQGGRTGDLLGATELRGPLNFHYKDLKAATNNFSEKNKLGEGGFGDVYKGTLKNGKTVAVKRLAIAQTSRAKADFKSEVKLISNVHHRNLVRLLGCSSKGQDLLLVYEYMANSSLNKFIFGDRQGFLNWKQRFNIIVGMARGLAYLHQEFHVCIIHRDIKSSNILLDDDFQPRIADFGLARLLPEDKSHLSTKFAGTLGYTAPEYAIHGQLSEKVDTYSFGVVVLEIISGRKSNDAKLEPITQYLLEWAWKLYESGDSINLVDKSLDPLEYTPEEMKRIIKIALLCTQSTVSARPTMSEVVVLLLSEGDQDMLRPTRPTFIDATSRVHGDASASTGSSSTSNATVSASQFSGR is encoded by the exons ATGCAGCGCTTCTATTGTTTCGTAGTTGTAGTAGTTCTGCTATGGGAGAGTTGGGTGACCGCCGACCCGCAGACCACCCTCCTTAACTCTGGCTGCAGTCAGTATAACGTAAGCGATACCTCCGCCTTCGTCGCCACCATCAACGAGACCTTTGCAGACCTGCGCTCCTCCCTCTCCTCCAAGGCCACCGACAGCTCCGCCGCCCGCTTCGCCACCGCGCAGCGGCCCCGCACCACCGAACCCATCTACGCGCTATTCCAGTGCCGCGCTTACCTCTCCTCCACCGACTGCCTCGCCTGCCTTTCCGTCGCCGAGGTCGGTATCCGAAGATGCGGCAACGCCAACGGCGCCCGCGTCATCTACGACGGGTGCATCCTCCGCTACGAGGGCTCTATCTTCTTCGACCAGACTACGGTCATCGGTAACGGTGGCGTCTGCAACGGCAGCGCTGCGTCCGACGCGGGGTTCTCCGAGGCCGCGAAGGCGCTGGTGAGGGACCTGACCATCGCCACGCCGAGGATCTCGGGGTTCTTCGCGGCGGCGGAGAGGGGTGGGGTCTTCGCGGTGGCGCAGTGCGTGGAGACGGTGAACGAGGAGGGCTGCGCCCAGTGCCTCACGGTGGCGGACAACAACATCGAGGGTTGCCTGCCGGACACCGACGGGCGGGCGGTGGACGCCGGGTGCTTCATGAGGTACTCCAGCAAGTCCTTCTTCCCGGCCAACCAAACCGTGGATCTCTCCCAGTTCTTGAGTTCAG GGAAGTCAAACAAGAAGGTAGCCATAATTGGAGGAGTTGTGGGAGGAATATGTGGTTTGTTGCTTCTAGGGATCATAGCACTCCTGTGGATCAAAAGATCCAGAAAGCGCCAAGGGGGTCGAACAG GAGATTTATTAGGGGCAACAGAATTACGGGGTCCACTAAATTTCCATTACAAGGATCTAAAAGCTGCTACAAATAATTTCAGTGAAAAAAATAAACTAGGAGAAGGAGGGTTTGGAGATGTATACAAG GGTACACTGAAAAATGGTAAAACTGTTGCCGTCAAGCGATTGGCGATTGCACAAACCAGCAGGGCAAAGGCAGATTTTAAGAGTGAGGTGAAGCTTATTAGCAATGTTCATCACAGAAATTTAGTTCGCTTGCTTGGATGTTCTAGCAAAGGCCAAGATTTGCTTCTTGTCTATGAGTACATGGCAAATAGCAGTCTTAATAAGTTCATATTTG GTGATAGACAGGGATTCCTCAACTGGAAACAGAGATTTAACATAATTGTCGGCATGGCTCGTGGTCTTGCTTACCTGCATCAGGAGtttcatgtttgtatcatacATCGTGACATAAAATCTAGTAACATTCTGCTTGATGATGATTTCCAGCCAAGAATTGCAGATTTTGGCCTTGCACGACTTTTACCAGAGGACAAGAGTCATCTCAGCACTAAATTTGCTGGCACTTT GGGATACACAGCACCTGAGTATGCAATTCATGGCCAGCTATCTGAAAAGGTTGATACCTATAGCTTCGGTGTTGTTGTCCTTGAAATAATCAGTGGCCGGAAGAGCAATGATGCAAAACTGGAACCTATTACTCAATACCTTCTTGAATGG GCTTGGAAATTATATGAAAGCGGCGATTCGATCAATTTGGTGGACAAAAGCTTAGATCCTCTTGAATATACCCCAGAAGAAATGAAACGAATTATCAAAATAGCTCTTCTCTGCACGCAATCCACTGTGTCTGCGAGGCCAACCATGTCCGAGGTTGTGGTTTTGCTGCTTAGCGAAGGTGATCAGGACATGCTCCGGCCAACAAGGCCTACCTTCATAGACGCCACAAGTCGGGTTCACGGAGATGCATCGGCCTCCACTGGCTCGTCTTCTACCTCCAATGCTACTGTCTCCGCATCACAGTTTTCTGGTCGTTGA